A stretch of the Polyangiaceae bacterium genome encodes the following:
- a CDS encoding HAD-IA family hydrolase, with the protein MLVRRLAEQGARLDAARAARETDAAWAAYGDAKRAGLVAHDAWCTFMRTLLERSGVEGRPVGELAEWLWEQQPIQNLWRKPIAGMFELVEELSELGVPLGVVSNSEGKLSELCVELGIRSRFRAFADSGVLGVEKPDKRIFEWTAAELGVSTSNIVHVGDAWEADVVGALNAGARAIWFAPVDARPLPEGVRAARNAPEVRSALGDFGALP; encoded by the coding sequence ATGCTGGTGCGCCGGCTCGCCGAGCAGGGGGCGCGCCTGGACGCGGCGCGGGCGGCGCGCGAGACCGACGCGGCCTGGGCGGCCTACGGTGACGCCAAGCGCGCCGGCCTGGTGGCCCACGACGCCTGGTGTACCTTCATGCGCACGCTGCTCGAGCGCTCCGGGGTCGAGGGCCGCCCTGTCGGCGAGCTGGCCGAGTGGCTCTGGGAACAGCAGCCGATCCAGAACCTGTGGCGAAAACCCATCGCGGGCATGTTCGAGCTGGTCGAGGAGCTGTCCGAGCTGGGAGTTCCGCTGGGCGTCGTCTCGAACAGCGAGGGCAAGCTGAGCGAGCTCTGCGTCGAGCTCGGCATTCGCTCCCGCTTCCGGGCCTTCGCGGACTCCGGCGTGCTCGGCGTCGAGAAGCCGGACAAACGCATCTTCGAGTGGACCGCCGCCGAGCTCGGTGTCTCGACTTCGAACATCGTACACGTCGGCGACGCCTGGGAGGCCGACGTGGTCGGCGCACTGAACGCCGGCGCCCGTGCGATCTGGTTCGCCCCGGTGGATGCCCGCCCGCTCCCGGAAGGCGTGCGCGCGGCGAGAAACGCCCCTGAGGTGAGGAGCGCCCTCGGAGATTTCGGCGCGCTGCCCTAG
- the dnaJ gene encoding molecular chaperone DnaJ — MRDPHEVLGVGRGASEAELKSAFRRLAVKHHPDRNPGDPDAQSRFTEINQAYQILSDPQKRAAWERYGEAAFRPGGAGPGGVPFVDLGGFDGIFGDILDAFGIRGEGRGNVRVKLELSFEEAAHGCEKQVRYDVVDRCEGCGGSGAEPGASVSTCVACNGKGRVRFQQAIFPIAVERACSRCHGTGQLPSTPCKRCSGARLTKRSKTAEVTIPAGVASGSSRVIDGAGSRTGPERAPGNLEILIEVAAHPFFQREGDDVLCSVPISFVQAAVGGEIDVPTLEGKVKLRVPPATQPGSVLRIRGKGLPHRVRGGRGDQLVEISVEVPTELTPRARELLEQLGHELGEDVQPKQKTFVEKLKSLFG; from the coding sequence GTGCGGGATCCTCACGAGGTGCTCGGCGTCGGGCGGGGGGCGAGCGAGGCGGAGCTCAAGAGCGCCTTTCGCCGCCTGGCGGTCAAGCACCACCCGGATCGCAACCCGGGTGACCCGGACGCCCAGAGCCGCTTCACGGAGATCAACCAGGCGTATCAAATCCTGAGCGACCCCCAGAAGCGAGCCGCGTGGGAGCGCTACGGCGAGGCCGCCTTCCGACCGGGTGGCGCGGGACCTGGCGGCGTGCCGTTCGTGGACCTGGGAGGCTTCGACGGGATCTTCGGCGACATCCTGGACGCCTTCGGCATCCGCGGTGAGGGCCGCGGCAACGTGCGGGTGAAGCTCGAGCTCTCCTTCGAGGAAGCGGCTCACGGCTGCGAGAAGCAGGTGCGCTACGACGTCGTGGATCGGTGCGAGGGCTGCGGCGGCAGCGGCGCGGAGCCGGGCGCCAGCGTCTCGACTTGCGTCGCCTGCAACGGCAAGGGACGGGTGCGCTTCCAGCAGGCCATCTTCCCCATCGCCGTCGAGCGCGCCTGCTCGCGCTGCCACGGCACCGGCCAGTTGCCGAGCACGCCTTGCAAGCGCTGCTCGGGCGCTCGGCTCACCAAGCGGAGCAAGACCGCCGAGGTGACGATCCCCGCCGGCGTCGCTTCGGGCTCGAGCCGAGTCATCGACGGCGCCGGCAGTCGTACGGGGCCGGAGCGCGCGCCCGGCAACCTGGAGATCCTGATCGAGGTCGCGGCTCACCCGTTCTTCCAGCGCGAAGGGGACGACGTCCTGTGCAGCGTGCCGATCAGCTTCGTGCAGGCGGCGGTCGGCGGCGAGATCGACGTGCCCACGCTCGAGGGCAAGGTGAAGCTGCGCGTCCCACCCGCGACGCAACCGGGCAGCGTGCTGCGCATCCGCGGCAAGGGCTTGCCCCACCGCGTGCGCGGCGGTCGCGGCGACCAACTGGTGGAGATCAGCGTCGAGGTCCCGACCGAGCTCACGCCGCGGGCGCGAGAGCTGCTGGAGCAGCTGGGCCACGAGCTGGGCGAGGACGTTCAGCCCAAGCAGAAGACCTTCGTGGAGAAGCTGAAGAGCCTGTTCGGATGA
- a CDS encoding TIGR02266 family protein: MSTSEPPDDRRQGDRLPIELKVEYRRVNTFFADYTKNISRGGTFIATERPLPEGTEFVFALGIPTMEEPLRLKGRVCWITPVEEATKANPAGMGIEFQFADAAERRESERTVEKLLVDQLGEHIAEKLLGKKMED; the protein is encoded by the coding sequence ATGAGCACGTCGGAACCGCCCGATGATCGGCGCCAGGGCGACCGCCTGCCCATCGAGCTCAAGGTCGAGTACCGCCGGGTGAACACCTTCTTCGCGGACTACACCAAGAACATCTCTCGGGGCGGGACCTTCATCGCCACGGAGCGCCCGCTGCCGGAGGGGACGGAGTTCGTGTTCGCGCTGGGCATTCCCACGATGGAGGAGCCGCTGCGCCTCAAGGGCCGCGTGTGCTGGATCACGCCGGTCGAAGAGGCGACCAAGGCGAATCCCGCGGGCATGGGCATCGAGTTCCAGTTCGCGGACGCGGCCGAGCGTCGCGAGAGCGAGCGCACCGTGGAGAAGCTCCTGGTCGATCAGCTCGGCGAGCACATCGCGGAGAAGCTGCTCGGCAAGAAGATGGAGGACTGA